In the Deinococcus malanensis genome, one interval contains:
- a CDS encoding type 4a pilus biogenesis protein PilO produces the protein MFSKLAPRNLFLIMLGLALAVIAMWYTFRFQPRQQEISLLRTDLDTAQTRVTQLRSASAQLPELRKTVERLKVEQAEFVRALPNTANFGTVLDEVRRTTAATGAEMSTFSVQSGNAAGLPAGVRPIGLNLSVSGTFAELFQTLRALETMGRFTNVNTVALQLPQADSFNPSLEGTMGLTVYTFDPTQATPGATGDTPGAPPAAPAPAPASPPAGGTSGGTQ, from the coding sequence GTGTTCAGTAAGCTTGCTCCCCGCAACCTGTTCCTGATCATGCTGGGGCTTGCTCTGGCCGTGATCGCCATGTGGTACACCTTCCGCTTCCAGCCGCGCCAGCAGGAGATCAGTCTGCTGCGTACCGACCTGGATACGGCCCAAACCCGCGTGACCCAGCTGCGTTCGGCGTCGGCGCAGCTTCCGGAACTGCGTAAGACCGTCGAACGGCTGAAGGTCGAGCAGGCCGAGTTCGTGCGTGCGCTTCCCAACACTGCCAATTTCGGCACCGTCCTTGACGAGGTCCGCCGCACCACCGCCGCGACCGGAGCCGAGATGTCCACCTTCAGCGTCCAGAGTGGCAACGCCGCTGGTCTGCCTGCCGGAGTGCGCCCCATCGGCCTGAATCTGAGCGTCAGCGGGACGTTCGCTGAACTGTTCCAAACCCTGCGCGCCCTGGAAACCATGGGCCGCTTTACCAACGTCAACACGGTGGCCCTGCAGCTGCCCCAGGCCGACAGCTTCAACCCCAGCCTGGAAGGCACCATGGGCCTGACCGTCTACACCTTTGACCCCACACAGGCCACCCCCGGCGCAACCGGCGATACCCCTGGCGCCCCGCCTGCCGCACCGGCGCCAGCCCCCGCCAGCCCGCCTGCCGGCGGCACCTCAGGAGGCACCCAGTGA